The Streptomyces sp. NBC_00344 genome includes a window with the following:
- a CDS encoding carbohydrate ABC transporter permease: MTITSPTRTRDSSVRQAAHGAPRRPSRFKPGAGQQMKAGPFAYIALLVVGIASVLPLYWTLVAASHTQDEVLDSTPPFLPGGRLMHNLDAAWDQAHLGKAIVNSIVVSGCITAATLFFCTLAGYAFAKMRFRGRGGLMTAVIATLTIPPQLSVVPLFMMMSDIGWGGKLESVIFPTLVSAFGVFFMRQYLSEALPYELIEAAKIDGANNIRVVLSIVLPVARPAMMVLGMLTFVQAWNDFFWPYLALNQQNPTLQVALGQLSASYTPDQSIVMAGALISTLPLLVVFVIFGKRIVGGIMSGAVKG; encoded by the coding sequence ATGACCATCACCAGCCCCACCCGCACCCGGGACTCCAGCGTCCGGCAGGCTGCCCACGGTGCCCCCCGTCGCCCCAGCCGGTTCAAGCCGGGCGCCGGACAGCAGATGAAGGCGGGCCCCTTCGCCTACATCGCCCTGCTCGTCGTCGGTATCGCGTCGGTCCTGCCGCTGTACTGGACCCTGGTCGCCGCGTCCCACACCCAGGACGAAGTACTCGACAGCACACCGCCGTTCCTGCCCGGCGGCCGGCTGATGCACAACCTCGACGCGGCCTGGGACCAGGCGCATCTCGGCAAGGCGATCGTCAACAGCATCGTCGTCTCCGGCTGCATCACGGCCGCGACGCTCTTCTTCTGCACCCTGGCCGGCTACGCCTTCGCCAAGATGCGGTTCCGGGGGCGCGGCGGACTGATGACCGCGGTCATCGCCACGCTGACCATTCCGCCGCAGCTCAGCGTCGTGCCGTTGTTCATGATGATGTCCGACATCGGATGGGGCGGAAAGCTGGAGTCGGTGATCTTCCCGACGCTGGTGAGCGCGTTCGGCGTCTTCTTCATGCGCCAGTACCTGTCCGAGGCGCTGCCCTACGAACTCATCGAGGCCGCCAAGATCGACGGCGCGAACAACATCCGCGTCGTCCTCAGTATCGTGCTGCCGGTGGCCCGTCCCGCGATGATGGTGCTCGGGATGCTCACCTTCGTGCAGGCGTGGAACGATTTCTTCTGGCCCTATCTCGCTCTGAACCAGCAGAACCCCACGCTCCAGGTGGCCCTCGGCCAGCTGAGCGCCTCCTACACTCCCGACCAGAGCATCGTCATGGCCGGCGCGCTGATCAGCACGCTGCCCCTGCTCGTGGTGTTCGTGATCTTCGGCAAGCGGATCGTCGGGGGCATCATGTCGGGAGCCGTCAAGGGGTGA
- a CDS encoding GH1 family beta-glucosidase, with protein sequence MTAVRPDITPKQAPEATDFPTGFVWGAATAAYQVEGAAAEDGRTPSIWDTFSRTPGKVRNGDTGDIAADHYHRYRDDVQLMRELGLKAYRFSISWSRVQPTGRGPAVERGLDFYRRLADELLEAGITPVATLYHWDLPQELEDAGGWPQRETAERFADYTAIMAGAIGDRVGTWTTFNEPWCSAFLGYGSGVHAPGRTEPAASLHAAHHLNLAHGRAIEVLRGQLPAAVQTSITLNLHQVRPLTDSAADADAARRIDAVGNRVFTGPILRGAYPEDLIEDTSHVVDWSRLVHEGDLATISRPIDVLGVNYYTPTVVSTPAAGGGDSLNDGHGSSEHSPWTGSEHVAFHLAEGKKRTAMNWAIDPDGLYNLLLDVTRDHPGLPLMVTENGAAFDDYVSPEGKVADPERIDYLHGHLDAVQRAVAAGADVRGYFLWSLMDNFEWGYGYSKRFGAVYVDYASQRRIPKASAHWYADVIRRHALPPAGDFS encoded by the coding sequence ATGACCGCCGTACGACCCGACATCACCCCGAAGCAGGCGCCCGAGGCCACAGACTTCCCGACGGGCTTCGTCTGGGGGGCGGCCACGGCCGCCTACCAGGTCGAGGGCGCCGCCGCCGAGGACGGCCGCACCCCTTCCATCTGGGACACCTTCAGCCGTACCCCGGGCAAGGTCCGCAACGGTGACACCGGAGACATCGCCGCGGACCACTACCACCGGTACCGCGACGACGTGCAGTTGATGAGGGAGCTGGGTCTCAAGGCCTACCGTTTCTCCATCTCCTGGTCCCGGGTGCAGCCGACCGGCCGCGGTCCGGCCGTCGAGCGCGGTCTGGACTTCTACCGCAGGCTCGCCGACGAACTGCTGGAAGCCGGCATCACCCCGGTCGCCACCCTCTACCACTGGGACCTTCCGCAGGAGCTGGAGGACGCGGGCGGCTGGCCGCAGCGCGAGACCGCCGAGCGTTTCGCCGACTACACCGCCATCATGGCGGGCGCCATCGGTGACCGGGTCGGCACCTGGACCACCTTCAACGAGCCGTGGTGCTCGGCCTTTCTCGGTTACGGGTCCGGTGTGCACGCGCCGGGCCGCACCGAGCCCGCGGCTTCGCTGCACGCGGCCCACCACCTCAACCTCGCCCATGGCCGGGCGATCGAGGTTCTGCGCGGTCAACTCCCCGCTGCCGTGCAGACCTCGATCACCCTCAATCTGCACCAGGTGCGCCCGCTGACCGACAGCGCCGCCGACGCGGACGCCGCCCGCAGGATCGACGCGGTCGGCAACCGGGTCTTCACCGGGCCGATCCTGCGCGGCGCGTATCCCGAGGACCTGATCGAGGACACCTCGCACGTGGTCGACTGGTCCAGGCTGGTGCACGAGGGCGACCTGGCCACCATCTCGCGCCCCATCGACGTCCTGGGCGTCAACTACTACACGCCGACGGTGGTTTCCACCCCCGCGGCGGGCGGAGGGGACTCGCTCAACGACGGTCACGGCAGCAGCGAGCACTCCCCGTGGACCGGATCGGAGCATGTGGCCTTCCACCTCGCCGAGGGGAAGAAGCGCACCGCGATGAACTGGGCCATCGACCCCGACGGCCTCTACAACCTGCTCCTCGACGTCACCCGTGACCATCCGGGCCTGCCCCTGATGGTGACCGAGAACGGCGCCGCCTTCGACGACTACGTCTCCCCCGAGGGCAAGGTGGCGGACCCCGAGAGGATCGACTACCTGCACGGTCATCTGGACGCGGTGCAGCGGGCCGTCGCCGCGGGTGCCGACGTCCGGGGCTACTTCCTGTGGTCCCTCATGGACAACTTCGAGTGGGGGTACGGCTACTCCAAGCGCTTCGGCGCGGTGTACGTGGACTACGCGTCCCAGCGCCGCATCCCGAAGGCCAGCGCCCACTGGTACGCGGATGTGATCCGCCGTCACGCACTGCCCCCGGCGGGCGACTTCTCCTAG
- a CDS encoding LacI family DNA-binding transcriptional regulator: protein MAAARVRSGGRPTLEEVAARAGVGRGTASRVINGSPRVSDHTREAVEAAVAELGYVPNRAARALAGNRTDAIALVVPESETRFFAEPYFSGIVQGVGAALADTDMQLLLTLVGSDRERQRLAHYLAAHRVDGVLLVAVHADDPLPDLLEQLSIPAVISGRRSDHETLPSVDSDNYQGARSAVGHLVARGRRTIATITGRLDVYGAQCRLDGYRRAVAAAGVDSDEALVAPADFSEEGGRRAMELLLERRPDLDAVFAASDVMAAGARQVLRERGLRVPDDVALVGFDDSSIARHMDPPLTSVRQPIEDMGRAMARLLLSEIAARRTPGSGVVERTQVVLPTDLVPRLSS from the coding sequence ATGGCGGCAGCGCGAGTACGGAGCGGCGGGCGGCCCACGCTCGAAGAAGTCGCGGCACGGGCCGGGGTCGGCCGCGGCACGGCCTCACGGGTCATCAACGGATCGCCGCGCGTCAGTGACCACACCCGCGAGGCGGTCGAGGCCGCCGTGGCGGAGCTCGGCTACGTACCCAACCGTGCCGCGCGGGCCCTGGCGGGCAACCGTACGGACGCCATCGCCCTCGTGGTGCCCGAGTCGGAGACCCGCTTCTTCGCCGAGCCCTACTTCTCCGGCATCGTCCAGGGCGTCGGCGCCGCCCTGGCCGACACCGACATGCAGCTGCTGCTCACCCTGGTGGGCAGCGACCGCGAACGCCAGCGGCTCGCCCACTATCTTGCCGCGCACCGCGTCGACGGTGTGCTGCTGGTGGCCGTGCACGCCGACGACCCCCTGCCGGACCTGCTGGAGCAGCTTTCCATTCCGGCGGTGATCAGTGGGCGGCGCTCCGACCACGAGACCCTTCCCTCGGTCGACTCGGACAACTACCAGGGGGCGAGGAGCGCCGTCGGGCATCTGGTGGCGCGCGGCCGCCGAACCATCGCCACGATCACCGGACGGCTGGATGTGTACGGCGCCCAGTGCCGGCTCGACGGCTATCGCAGAGCGGTCGCCGCGGCCGGCGTCGACAGCGACGAAGCGCTGGTGGCACCCGCCGACTTCTCCGAGGAGGGCGGCCGGCGCGCCATGGAGCTGCTGCTGGAGCGCAGACCGGACCTGGACGCGGTCTTCGCCGCTTCCGACGTGATGGCGGCCGGCGCCCGGCAGGTGCTGCGCGAAAGGGGCCTGCGCGTCCCCGATGACGTGGCTCTGGTGGGCTTCGACGACTCGTCCATCGCCCGGCACATGGATCCGCCGCTCACCAGCGTGCGCCAGCCCATCGAGGACATGGGCCGCGCCATGGCCCGCCTGCTGCTCTCGGAGATCGCGGCCCGCCGCACACCGGGCTCCGGGGTGGTCGAGCGGACCCAGGTGGTGCTTCCGACCGATCTGGTTCCGCGCCTCAGCTCGTAA
- a CDS encoding peptidoglycan-binding protein — protein MSDLWMPGAQHLDIGDHAATEGGPAKAVAHITWDKNATASKPADLVPYSDLVDYFGRNTTGRGVAPHLLWDPFTGRFTQFVPATSRSKSLVDQPGGTRTNRAGRVVIQIEALFFPYCRVDGIVHAELTDTPCKGWGSLNSWVRSWGVPDTWPMGRPTDFRSHRDERTWEREAGWYGHSQVPENDHQDPGSWPEFRPAIPSQYEPYPGASYFRPGRHSAVVTAMGRRLVAEGCDRYTSGPGPDWTEADRKSYAAWQRKLGYSDDDADGIPGPASWERLKVPNV, from the coding sequence ATGTCCGACCTGTGGATGCCCGGTGCCCAGCACCTCGACATCGGCGATCACGCCGCAACCGAAGGCGGCCCCGCCAAGGCCGTGGCCCACATCACCTGGGACAAGAACGCCACCGCTTCGAAGCCGGCCGACCTGGTGCCGTACAGCGACCTCGTCGACTACTTCGGCCGTAACACCACCGGCAGGGGCGTGGCGCCCCATCTTCTCTGGGACCCGTTCACCGGCCGTTTCACCCAGTTCGTGCCGGCGACCTCGCGATCGAAGAGTCTGGTGGACCAGCCGGGCGGCACCCGCACCAACCGGGCGGGCCGTGTGGTGATCCAGATCGAGGCGCTGTTCTTCCCGTACTGCCGGGTGGACGGCATCGTCCACGCGGAACTCACGGACACCCCGTGCAAGGGCTGGGGCTCACTGAACAGCTGGGTCCGGAGCTGGGGAGTGCCCGACACCTGGCCGATGGGCAGGCCCACCGACTTCCGTTCGCACCGCGACGAGCGGACGTGGGAGCGGGAGGCAGGCTGGTACGGACACTCGCAGGTGCCCGAGAACGACCATCAGGACCCGGGCAGCTGGCCCGAGTTCAGGCCCGCCATCCCCTCGCAGTACGAGCCCTATCCCGGCGCCTCCTACTTCAGGCCGGGCCGTCACAGCGCGGTGGTCACCGCGATGGGCAGGCGGCTGGTCGCCGAGGGCTGCGACCGCTACACGTCCGGCCCGGGGCCGGACTGGACCGAGGCGGACCGGAAGTCGTACGCCGCCTGGCAGCGCAAGCTCGGCTACTCGGACGACGACGCCGACGGCATCCCCGGGCCCGCCTCCTGGGAGCGGCTGAAGGTGCCCAACGTCTGA
- the orn gene encoding oligoribonuclease — MNDRMVWIDCEMTGLSLTDDALIEVAALVTDSELNVLGEGVDIVIRPPAAALETMPDVVRKMHTSSGLLDELDAGTTLADAEEKVLAYVREHVKEPGKAPLCGNSVGTDRGFLLRDMPDLESYLHYRIVDVSSVKELARRWYPRAYFNSPEKNGNHRALADIRESIAELRYYREAVFVPQPGPDSDTAKKIAAKYVLPAE, encoded by the coding sequence ATGAACGATCGCATGGTGTGGATCGACTGCGAGATGACCGGGCTCTCGTTGACGGACGACGCACTCATTGAGGTGGCCGCACTGGTCACCGACTCGGAGCTGAACGTGCTCGGCGAAGGGGTGGACATCGTGATCCGCCCGCCCGCCGCGGCACTGGAAACCATGCCCGACGTGGTGCGGAAGATGCACACCTCATCCGGCCTCCTCGACGAGCTGGACGCGGGAACCACGCTGGCCGACGCCGAGGAGAAGGTGCTGGCCTACGTGCGTGAGCACGTGAAGGAGCCGGGAAAGGCACCGCTGTGCGGGAATTCGGTCGGCACCGACCGGGGCTTCCTGCTGCGCGACATGCCCGATCTGGAGAGCTATCTCCACTACCGGATCGTCGATGTCTCGTCGGTCAAGGAGCTGGCCCGCCGGTGGTACCCGAGGGCGTACTTCAACAGCCCGGAGAAGAACGGCAACCACCGGGCGCTCGCGGACATCCGTGAGTCGATCGCGGAACTGCGCTACTACCGGGAAGCGGTCTTCGTACCGCAGCCGGGGCCGGACTCGGACACCGCGAAGAAGATCGCGGCGAAGTACGTGCTGCCCGCCGAATAG